In Cydia splendana chromosome 25, ilCydSple1.2, whole genome shotgun sequence, a single genomic region encodes these proteins:
- the LOC134802953 gene encoding chorion class CB protein PC404-like produces the protein MYIRTVICAFALFVQTITAQYYDYSPESPIVAFTKTLVNPEGCPISITCTCPIAPSGVSLLSDLGMQGQLAVSGSMPFLSAVQMQGTLASTGQATVDYGCGDGVAITQETGNPCGPNAKFADGLTTADLALVRC, from the exons atgtatatCAGAACAGTTATCTGTGCCTTTGCGCTTTTTGTTCAA ACAATCACCGCCCAGTACTACGACTACTCCCCTGAATCCCCCATCGTAGCCTTCACCAAAACCCTCGTTAACCCCGAAGGGTGCCCCATATCCATAACCTGCACTTGCCCCATCGCACCATCCGGAGTTTCCCTGCTCTCCGACCTTGGCATGCAGGGTCAGCTGGCCGTCTCCGGTTCCATGCCGTTCCTAAGTGCGGTCCAGATGCAGGGCACGCTGGCGTCGACCGGACAAGCTACAGTAGACTATGGGTGCGGAGACGGCGTCGCGATAACGCAGGAGACGGGGAACCCGTGCGGGCCCAACGCGAAGTTTGCGGACGGGTTGACCACGGCTGATCTTGCTCTAGTCAGATGCTAG